The proteins below come from a single Pseudomonadota bacterium genomic window:
- a CDS encoding sodium-dependent transporter, translating into MSATATSSAPAHEHFSSRLAFLLAAIGTAVGLGNLWKFPYTLGQSGGAAFVVIYLVAIVLIATPIMLSEMIIGRRTGLSPPQALRQLAGDRGGSVWAMLGWAGIIAVFIVLSFFSVVAGWSLAYLTKAVTGAFVGLSAQGAGQMFGDFLARPAELVFWHALFMAITGYTVSRGITGGIERALKLLMPALFVLLIFMVIYGMVAGDFPNAINYLFVPRLEQVNFDVALDALGQAFFSVNVGIGSVLVYSAYLPANVHLPKAALIVATGDTLVALLAGLAIFPIVFQYGIDPAEGPQLIFVALSTAFGQMAGGSIIGALFFLLVFVAALTSAIGMLELMTSRAEESPRLNRRMMAPLLAGAAFLFGLLTVFSFNLLGNFHPLAFIPRFEGQTIFGLLDFSVTNVIMPLGGMLYALFAGWWISSAVTSAELELPPFWYRLWQLFTRFVAPIAIGLVFVFSLGG; encoded by the coding sequence ATGTCAGCGACCGCCACCAGCAGCGCCCCAGCCCACGAGCATTTTAGTTCCCGCCTCGCCTTTTTGCTGGCAGCCATCGGCACCGCCGTGGGCCTCGGCAACCTGTGGAAGTTCCCGTACACGCTTGGGCAGAGCGGCGGCGCTGCTTTCGTCGTTATCTACCTAGTCGCAATCGTGCTCATCGCCACACCGATCATGTTGAGCGAGATGATCATCGGCCGACGCACCGGACTGTCACCGCCACAAGCCCTGCGCCAGCTGGCTGGGGACCGTGGCGGCAGCGTCTGGGCAATGCTCGGCTGGGCTGGGATCATCGCCGTGTTCATCGTCCTGAGCTTCTTCAGCGTGGTGGCCGGATGGTCCCTCGCTTACCTAACTAAAGCAGTCACTGGTGCCTTCGTAGGCCTCTCCGCTCAGGGCGCAGGGCAGATGTTCGGCGACTTTCTCGCTCGCCCCGCAGAGCTCGTATTCTGGCATGCCCTGTTCATGGCGATCACCGGCTACACCGTATCGCGGGGCATCACCGGCGGCATCGAACGTGCCCTGAAGCTGCTCATGCCCGCCCTTTTTGTGCTGCTGATCTTCATGGTGATCTACGGCATGGTGGCAGGCGACTTTCCTAACGCTATCAACTACTTGTTCGTGCCCCGGCTGGAGCAAGTTAACTTCGATGTGGCCCTCGATGCACTTGGGCAAGCCTTCTTCTCCGTCAACGTTGGAATTGGGTCAGTGCTGGTCTACTCCGCGTACCTGCCCGCCAACGTGCACTTGCCTAAGGCAGCGCTTATCGTGGCCACGGGCGATACGCTGGTGGCCCTACTCGCGGGGCTTGCGATCTTTCCAATCGTCTTCCAGTACGGCATCGATCCCGCTGAGGGGCCGCAGCTCATCTTCGTTGCCTTATCTACGGCCTTCGGCCAGATGGCGGGCGGTTCGATCATTGGCGCACTGTTCTTCCTGCTGGTGTTCGTGGCGGCGCTCACCTCCGCTATCGGCATGCTCGAGCTCATGACCTCGCGGGCGGAAGAATCGCCCAGGCTCAATCGCCGAATGATGGCCCCGCTGCTGGCAGGGGCCGCCTTCCTATTCGGCTTGCTGACCGTGTTCTCCTTCAACCTACTAGGCAACTTCCACCCGTTAGCGTTCATCCCACGCTTCGAAGGACAGACGATATTCGGCCTACTAGACTTTTCGGTGACCAACGTGATCATGCCCCTGGGAGGCATGCTCTACGCGCTGTTCGCCGGCTGGTGGATCTCTAGTGCGGTGACTAGTGCAGAGCTCGAGTTGCCGCCGTTTTGGTACCGGCTCTGGCAACTGTTCACGCGCTTCGTCGCGCCGATCGCGATCGGGTTGGTCTTCGTCTTCAGCCTCGGGGGCTAG
- a CDS encoding chemotaxis protein CheW, with translation MSEQPPSGPAEPSSLLSLRHDPYRLLLEMERRAREARLGPGEDGAPGQEWNGIALRVGDLRLLTPREEIMEVLMPPEVTRVPGAQPWLRGITQLRGQLIPLTDLRAYLFDAPVPVGLSGTRVLVSSHRQIPAGLIVDEVYGFRRIPDTRRRRVELDGLPPRIRPCVEGGFLVDDEVWPAVRLHTLIESDKFLDPAV, from the coding sequence ATGAGCGAGCAGCCGCCGTCGGGGCCCGCCGAGCCGTCCTCGCTCCTGAGCCTGCGCCACGATCCCTACCGGCTGCTGCTAGAGATGGAGCGTCGAGCGCGCGAGGCGCGCCTAGGGCCTGGCGAGGACGGCGCGCCAGGGCAGGAGTGGAACGGTATCGCTCTGCGCGTAGGTGACCTTCGCTTGCTCACCCCGCGCGAGGAGATCATGGAAGTCCTAATGCCGCCGGAGGTCACTCGCGTGCCGGGCGCACAGCCGTGGCTGCGTGGCATCACCCAGCTGCGCGGTCAGCTGATCCCCTTGACGGACTTGCGCGCTTATTTGTTCGACGCGCCAGTGCCCGTAGGCCTGAGTGGTACTCGTGTGTTGGTGTCCAGTCATCGGCAGATCCCAGCGGGACTGATCGTGGACGAGGTCTACGGCTTCCGGCGAATACCGGACACGCGCCGGCGACGGGTGGAGTTGGACGGGTTGCCACCGCGCATCCGACCCTGCGTGGAGGGCGGCTTCCTGGTGGACGACGAGGTATGGCCTGCCGTACGCCTGCACACGCTGATTGAGAGCGATAAGTTCCTGGATCCGGCGGTTTAG
- a CDS encoding methyl-accepting chemotaxis protein, which translates to MSEKSLSERLLPLFGIALVASLAVAAASHFLGVQEEAGGLRLAAAVQQQGVLSQQLIAAAGATRRHESEAFDALGSLVAELKSTQPLPNESSAIADARDKVARHASAVLETRSALEEVGEAATQIDAQVDQLFDQLGDLLGMLSSADRATLEPHIERFELTAKGMQQDAAALNGGFGTIALVVERMSSGEEYLGQMIRGLSEKNNALGVPDVSNGATRAQLSRVSSTFETLAGAVRIAVGAADRLIFMQSRADLLTAASEQWFKALPAVTGTTVAGGLSSLMMPVALGVALVLALVTLVLQRGAASAQRLAKAQAAQNERNQTAILRLLDELGSLADGDLTVQATVTEDITGAIADSINYAVEALRGLVETIDASAIQIDAAARQTKASAAHLATASGNQSRHVASATESIANIAKQIEEVSGNAERSSDVARHSVDVAHKGGEAVRRTIDGMNTIRETIQETSKRIKRLGESSQEIGNIVELINDIADQTNILALNASIQASMAGEAGRGFAVVADEVQRLAEKSANATKQIEVLVRTIQADTNEAVISMEQSTTDVVSGATLAENAGASLDEIEQVSNQIASLVQNISATARQQATAAGGVTRNMAVLQEISAQTAESTGATSTAIGKLAKLASGLRKSVAGFTLPDRASGSSGPSTNTGAIDISSAADGDGGRRSSSASAQRTAGAA; encoded by the coding sequence ATGTCTGAAAAAAGCCTGTCGGAACGTTTGCTTCCGTTGTTCGGAATCGCCCTGGTGGCGTCCTTGGCGGTGGCCGCCGCGAGCCACTTCCTCGGCGTTCAAGAGGAGGCAGGCGGCTTACGTCTGGCAGCGGCGGTGCAGCAGCAGGGAGTGCTTTCGCAGCAGCTGATCGCTGCCGCTGGGGCCACTCGGCGCCACGAGTCCGAGGCCTTCGACGCGCTGGGCTCACTGGTAGCGGAGCTGAAGTCGACGCAACCCCTGCCGAACGAGTCCTCCGCGATCGCCGATGCGCGCGACAAGGTCGCGCGGCACGCGAGCGCCGTGCTCGAGACACGTTCAGCCCTGGAGGAGGTAGGTGAGGCGGCCACGCAGATCGACGCGCAGGTCGATCAGCTGTTCGACCAGCTTGGCGATCTCCTCGGCATGTTGTCCTCGGCCGATCGGGCCACGCTGGAACCGCATATCGAGCGTTTCGAACTCACCGCGAAAGGCATGCAGCAGGACGCCGCGGCACTCAATGGCGGCTTCGGCACGATCGCGCTCGTGGTCGAGCGAATGAGCTCGGGCGAAGAGTACCTCGGACAGATGATTCGAGGCCTGAGCGAGAAGAATAACGCGCTCGGCGTGCCCGACGTGTCGAACGGCGCGACGCGCGCGCAGCTGTCGCGTGTGTCCAGCACCTTCGAGACGCTGGCCGGAGCGGTGCGCATCGCCGTGGGAGCGGCGGACCGACTGATCTTCATGCAGAGCCGAGCGGACCTGCTGACCGCTGCGTCCGAGCAGTGGTTCAAGGCTCTGCCCGCCGTGACCGGCACCACCGTGGCCGGCGGTCTCAGCTCTCTGATGATGCCGGTGGCCCTCGGGGTGGCCCTCGTGCTCGCCTTGGTGACGCTGGTGCTGCAGCGTGGTGCGGCGAGCGCTCAGCGTCTTGCCAAGGCTCAGGCCGCTCAAAACGAGCGCAACCAAACGGCGATCCTGCGATTGCTCGACGAGCTCGGTAGCTTGGCCGACGGTGATCTGACGGTGCAGGCGACCGTCACCGAGGACATCACCGGTGCCATTGCCGACTCCATCAACTACGCGGTCGAAGCGCTGCGTGGGCTGGTAGAGACCATCGATGCAAGCGCCATTCAAATCGACGCTGCTGCGCGCCAGACCAAGGCGAGTGCGGCTCACTTGGCTACCGCCAGCGGGAACCAGTCGCGGCACGTTGCGTCGGCGACGGAATCGATCGCCAACATCGCCAAGCAGATCGAAGAGGTTTCCGGCAACGCCGAGCGCTCCTCCGACGTGGCGCGCCACTCGGTGGACGTGGCGCACAAGGGCGGTGAGGCCGTGCGGCGCACGATCGACGGCATGAACACGATCCGCGAGACGATTCAGGAGACCTCCAAGCGGATCAAGCGTCTGGGAGAGAGTTCGCAGGAGATCGGCAACATCGTTGAGCTAATCAATGATATCGCTGACCAGACCAACATTCTCGCCCTGAACGCATCGATTCAGGCCTCCATGGCCGGCGAGGCGGGTCGCGGCTTCGCTGTGGTGGCAGACGAGGTGCAGCGTCTGGCTGAGAAGTCGGCTAACGCGACCAAGCAGATTGAAGTGTTGGTACGGACGATTCAGGCCGACACCAACGAGGCCGTGATCTCCATGGAGCAGAGCACCACGGATGTGGTCAGCGGCGCTACCTTGGCGGAGAATGCGGGCGCGTCCCTCGATGAGATCGAACAAGTGTCCAACCAGATCGCCTCCTTGGTGCAGAACATATCCGCCACTGCGCGTCAGCAAGCCACCGCCGCTGGCGGTGTGACCCGCAACATGGCCGTGCTGCAGGAGATCAGTGCGCAGACCGCCGAGTCAACGGGGGCCACCTCGACCGCCATCGGCAAGCTTGCCAAGCTCGCGAGCGGTCTGCGCAAGTCTGTTGCCGGCTTCACCCTGCCTGACCGTGCGAGCGGCAGCAGCGGCCCGAGCACCAACACTGGCGCGATCGATATATCGAGCGCGGCGGACGGTGATGGCGGCCGCAGATCCTCGAGTGCCTCGGCGCAACGCACGGCGGGAGCAGCCTGA
- a CDS encoding response regulator — translation MALVLIVDDSPTQTHALRTSLEKHGYDIATAVNGQDGVRKAQELHPDLILMDVIMPHLNGFQATRELSRHPETAAIPVVMVTTKDEESDRVWGIRQGAVDYLVKPVSERELLDTARAALERHTA, via the coding sequence ATGGCACTGGTTCTGATCGTGGACGATTCTCCAACGCAAACGCACGCCCTGCGTACATCGTTGGAGAAGCACGGCTACGATATCGCCACAGCAGTCAATGGCCAGGATGGCGTACGCAAGGCGCAGGAACTGCACCCAGACTTGATTCTTATGGACGTGATCATGCCGCATCTGAACGGATTTCAGGCGACGCGCGAGCTATCTCGGCACCCGGAAACCGCAGCGATCCCCGTTGTCATGGTGACCACAAAGGACGAGGAGAGCGATCGGGTGTGGGGCATCCGCCAGGGCGCCGTCGACTACCTGGTGAAACCCGTATCCGAGCGCGAGCTACTCGATACGGCCCGCGCGGCTCTCGAGCGCCATACCGCATGA
- a CDS encoding Hpt domain-containing protein, with protein sequence MTQPPAGPTASAAGGSGTRPRPARRGAGAAWSHETVQWVKRELANSIVDARALLERFAEDREALDLMRRFANLMHTAAGALRMVDIQGATLLVEEMEVVAEGIEQGTLLSADDGLDALTRSVVQLPAYVERVAAGERDIPLLLLPLLNDLRAVRGSPLLSESTLFILNIPAETMPETFGGKATAEDISQVVRKLHPHFQVSLLGWLRGRDAERCLSRMNVVSESVIDLTRVSSLARLFWVVCAVIEALQDGGLPTGASIKRLMGQVERQLRRVVTAGEGDFEAAPAEELLSNLLYYVARAGSTGERVGAVKQAFALRELLPENEELDSARADLGGPSAELMGTVGEAIKSDLSRIKELLEQYLASGDSADSSALAGNVEQFKKIGDTLRVLGLGDLSLRIEGQRDALEALIETDRVDAEALLGVASALLEIEDALDDALESQSLSSGREEDEATGVNQEFQKVVAAVVRECNVSLGEIKEILARYSRDRRDRQNFERLGPLQRTVAAALHMLEKHEAARIARRLVTVVEGPLLNGSSPPADSDLDRLADALVGLEYYLETIGAGRPDPAYMLDNAATCLDVLAPEELLPEPASEPTASDEGGAEDVEAVRLTGAGVHVDPELLDLFLEEAREEIESINAYLPAWRDASDSPEMIVALRRSFHTLKGSGRMVGAMEIGDFAWGVEHLLNGLLNKRFSATNELRQYIDDAARALPRFVVCLEQGTAIDEPLQALIRRGAELGNLAVPEAAAPPHREDAPTSDESFDAQAPPLAQIAAEEEDSERPDSTTHLGEWEAAADAMHARRDPTESLPTLLELRDVAGDEELGDEATSGSVANPDLVVAPVHELDDAVREAIDAAVGKVGTLTTGACTSVGVAAVDPQLVEAWRCVERLASDASLEPLERLAESVWRYLETAAYEGLCLPDAAAEVLGVSAVTAERWMEDRAELHAPDSIDALDDLLEQLYDLPEPDASPQAVPEDQLGVATGNFTAPRADDSVPSEADDEVHAPAYDDTLVEIFTEEAGELLEAADSSLQQWRHKGGDSAAAVAELKRVLHTLKGGARMAGITPIGDVSHELESLLIRAGDGDDTTGDQQILDLAQSTVDSLHGMRDALLAREPLRGSAAALSKIRSAAGGGLEAEDEPEFTAPAEPLGSDDAASSASAVEQGLARAATEAASVAARATPVPPGAELAKRRETIRVGADLLDSLLNDAGEISIFRSRMEQQISSMGFNVAEFGQTVDRLRAQLRKLELETEAQILFRHQDDSSRERTNFDPLELDRYSLIQQLSRALAESVNDLGSLRDMLSSMHNESENLLVQQARATGDLQAGLMRTRMVPFSKHTQRLTRIVRQTADEQGKLTALRIDGGAGELDRHILERMLPPFEHMLRNAVVHGIESPAERHDAGKPEQAQITISLRREGAEMVISVSDDGAGLDVEAIRERGLRQGLISSDDQLSDRDLMQLIFRPGFSTASEVTQAAGRGVGMDVVASEVRKLGGTLDFESSQGQGTRFEVRLPFTLAITQALLVEAGGEGYAIPLPAVEGILRLPTPEVERHLEESGPVYEYSGTRYRFSLLGNLLGNETATLPDTTTTPVILVRAGERSTALVVDALNGNREIVVKTAGPQIAAIRGIAGATVLGDGALRLILDVGALVRGGAVRAAQAEELPPAEHHKPLALVVDDSITVRRVTSRLLERNSVRVLTARDGIDAISVMEEHLPDVLLLDIEMPRMDGYELVAHMRKQDRLRGIPIVMITSRVGEKHRAHGLALGVNDYLGKPYQEAQLLTALEPFLNRSRVGGAGAGGGA encoded by the coding sequence ATGACGCAGCCTCCGGCAGGGCCCACGGCGAGCGCCGCCGGCGGCAGCGGAACCCGTCCGCGGCCGGCACGCCGCGGGGCTGGAGCGGCGTGGTCGCACGAGACCGTGCAATGGGTAAAACGCGAGTTAGCTAACAGTATTGTTGATGCTCGAGCGCTTCTAGAGCGCTTCGCCGAGGATCGCGAGGCGCTCGATTTGATGCGCCGCTTCGCCAATCTGATGCACACCGCTGCCGGCGCCCTGCGCATGGTGGATATCCAGGGCGCTACCCTGCTCGTCGAGGAGATGGAGGTGGTGGCTGAGGGCATCGAGCAGGGCACGCTGCTCAGCGCTGACGATGGCCTCGACGCCCTCACCCGTTCGGTTGTGCAGCTGCCTGCCTACGTCGAGCGCGTGGCGGCCGGCGAGCGCGATATCCCGCTCCTGCTGCTGCCTCTGCTAAATGACCTGCGTGCCGTACGCGGTAGCCCGCTGCTCTCCGAGAGTACGCTGTTTATCCTCAATATCCCCGCCGAGACCATGCCGGAGACGTTTGGCGGCAAGGCGACCGCCGAAGACATCTCCCAGGTCGTGCGCAAGCTGCACCCTCACTTCCAGGTGTCCCTGCTCGGCTGGTTGCGCGGACGCGACGCCGAGCGGTGTCTGAGCCGCATGAACGTGGTCTCGGAGAGCGTGATCGATCTGACTCGCGTCTCCTCCCTCGCCCGCCTGTTCTGGGTCGTGTGTGCAGTGATTGAGGCGCTCCAGGACGGTGGCTTGCCCACCGGGGCCTCGATAAAGCGTCTTATGGGCCAAGTTGAGCGTCAGTTGCGTCGTGTGGTCACCGCCGGCGAAGGGGACTTCGAAGCCGCCCCGGCTGAGGAGCTCCTGAGCAACCTGCTGTACTACGTGGCCCGAGCGGGCTCTACGGGTGAGCGGGTCGGTGCAGTGAAGCAGGCCTTCGCGCTGCGCGAGCTACTGCCTGAAAACGAGGAGCTCGACTCGGCCCGCGCCGATCTAGGCGGACCCAGCGCGGAGCTCATGGGCACCGTGGGCGAGGCGATCAAGAGTGATCTTTCGCGTATCAAGGAGCTGTTGGAGCAGTATCTGGCCAGCGGCGACAGCGCCGACTCGTCGGCCCTCGCAGGGAATGTTGAGCAGTTCAAGAAGATCGGTGACACGCTGCGCGTGCTCGGTCTCGGCGACCTGTCACTGCGCATCGAGGGACAGCGCGATGCGCTAGAGGCGCTGATCGAGACCGACCGGGTGGATGCCGAGGCTCTCCTCGGCGTGGCTTCGGCCTTGCTCGAGATCGAAGATGCGCTAGATGATGCATTGGAATCCCAATCGCTCTCCTCCGGTCGCGAGGAGGATGAGGCCACCGGGGTTAACCAAGAATTTCAAAAGGTAGTCGCGGCAGTCGTCCGCGAGTGCAACGTTAGCCTTGGCGAGATAAAGGAAATCCTCGCGCGCTACTCGCGCGATCGGCGCGACCGCCAGAACTTCGAACGCCTCGGTCCGCTTCAGCGCACCGTGGCGGCGGCCTTACACATGCTCGAGAAGCATGAGGCCGCAAGGATCGCCCGCCGGCTCGTTACGGTGGTGGAGGGTCCCCTCCTCAACGGCTCATCACCACCTGCTGACAGCGATTTGGATCGCTTAGCGGACGCGCTTGTCGGACTCGAGTACTACCTAGAGACGATAGGCGCGGGTCGGCCAGATCCAGCTTATATGTTGGACAACGCCGCGACCTGTTTGGACGTGCTGGCACCCGAGGAGCTACTCCCGGAGCCCGCCTCGGAACCTACGGCAAGCGATGAGGGTGGTGCAGAGGACGTGGAGGCCGTGCGGCTAACGGGTGCCGGCGTTCATGTAGATCCGGAGTTGCTCGATCTGTTCCTCGAGGAGGCGCGGGAGGAGATAGAGTCGATCAATGCCTACCTCCCGGCGTGGCGTGATGCCTCGGATAGCCCCGAGATGATCGTGGCCCTGCGTCGCTCCTTCCATACGCTGAAGGGGAGTGGGCGGATGGTCGGCGCGATGGAGATCGGCGATTTCGCCTGGGGCGTCGAGCACCTGCTGAACGGTCTGTTGAACAAGCGTTTCTCGGCCACCAACGAGCTACGTCAGTACATCGATGACGCGGCGCGCGCCTTGCCTCGATTCGTCGTCTGCCTTGAGCAGGGGACGGCGATCGACGAGCCGCTGCAGGCACTGATTCGCCGCGGAGCTGAGCTCGGTAACTTGGCGGTACCGGAAGCCGCCGCGCCGCCGCATCGAGAGGATGCGCCAACGAGCGATGAGAGTTTCGATGCGCAGGCGCCGCCGCTTGCGCAGATCGCCGCGGAAGAGGAGGACTCGGAACGCCCCGACTCCACCACCCATCTCGGGGAGTGGGAAGCGGCGGCCGACGCGATGCATGCGCGTCGCGACCCCACGGAGAGCCTGCCCACGCTGTTGGAGCTGCGCGATGTGGCCGGGGACGAGGAGCTCGGCGATGAGGCAACCTCAGGGTCAGTGGCGAACCCCGACCTCGTAGTGGCGCCCGTGCACGAGCTCGACGATGCGGTTCGCGAGGCGATCGATGCGGCCGTCGGCAAGGTGGGCACGCTCACCACCGGGGCGTGTACGAGCGTTGGCGTTGCCGCCGTCGATCCGCAGTTAGTGGAGGCCTGGCGATGCGTGGAACGCTTAGCGAGCGATGCCAGCCTGGAGCCGTTGGAGCGTCTGGCGGAGAGCGTTTGGCGCTACCTGGAGACGGCAGCTTACGAAGGCCTTTGCCTTCCCGATGCGGCCGCTGAGGTACTGGGCGTCTCGGCGGTCACGGCTGAGCGCTGGATGGAAGATCGGGCTGAGCTGCACGCGCCTGATTCGATCGATGCCCTAGACGATCTGCTGGAACAGCTGTACGACTTACCGGAACCAGACGCGTCGCCGCAAGCAGTACCGGAAGATCAGCTGGGCGTGGCGACTGGCAACTTCACCGCGCCCCGTGCGGACGACTCGGTCCCGAGCGAGGCCGATGATGAGGTCCACGCGCCTGCCTACGATGACACACTCGTCGAGATCTTTACGGAAGAGGCCGGCGAGTTGCTGGAGGCGGCGGACAGCAGTCTTCAGCAATGGCGCCACAAGGGGGGCGACAGCGCTGCTGCCGTGGCTGAGCTTAAACGAGTCCTGCACACCCTCAAGGGCGGTGCGCGCATGGCGGGAATCACTCCTATCGGTGACGTTAGCCATGAACTCGAAAGCCTGCTAATCCGGGCGGGCGATGGAGACGATACGACCGGCGATCAGCAAATTCTCGACCTAGCGCAGAGCACCGTAGACAGCCTGCACGGGATGCGCGATGCACTCCTCGCCCGCGAGCCTCTGCGCGGCTCGGCCGCCGCGCTCAGCAAAATTCGCAGTGCCGCGGGCGGTGGTCTGGAAGCGGAAGACGAGCCAGAATTCACAGCACCCGCGGAACCGCTTGGCTCTGACGATGCGGCATCGAGCGCGAGCGCTGTCGAGCAGGGATTGGCGCGTGCGGCCACGGAAGCCGCTTCGGTAGCTGCTCGGGCGACACCGGTGCCTCCGGGTGCCGAGCTGGCAAAGCGTCGCGAGACGATCCGTGTCGGCGCGGATCTGCTCGACTCCCTTCTGAATGATGCCGGTGAGATCAGTATCTTCCGCTCCCGCATGGAGCAGCAGATCTCCTCGATGGGTTTCAACGTCGCGGAGTTTGGCCAGACCGTGGATCGCTTGCGCGCTCAGCTGCGCAAGCTGGAGCTGGAGACCGAAGCGCAGATACTCTTCCGTCACCAAGACGACAGCTCGCGCGAGCGCACGAATTTCGATCCCCTTGAGCTCGATCGCTACTCGCTGATTCAACAGCTCTCCCGCGCGCTTGCTGAGTCAGTCAACGATCTCGGTAGCCTTCGCGACATGCTCTCGAGCATGCACAACGAGTCCGAGAACCTACTCGTCCAGCAGGCTAGGGCCACGGGCGATCTGCAGGCGGGCTTGATGCGAACGCGCATGGTGCCTTTCTCGAAGCATACGCAGCGACTAACGCGCATCGTGCGACAAACGGCGGATGAGCAAGGCAAGCTAACGGCGCTACGAATCGACGGAGGTGCAGGGGAACTCGACCGCCACATCTTGGAGCGCATGCTGCCGCCCTTCGAACACATGCTGCGAAACGCGGTTGTGCACGGTATCGAGTCGCCCGCTGAGCGCCACGACGCCGGCAAACCGGAACAGGCGCAGATCACGATCAGCTTGCGCCGCGAAGGCGCGGAGATGGTGATTAGCGTGTCTGACGATGGGGCAGGGCTGGACGTTGAGGCGATTCGAGAGCGTGGCCTGCGCCAGGGCCTGATCAGTAGCGATGATCAGCTCAGCGATCGCGATCTCATGCAGCTGATTTTCCGCCCAGGCTTCAGTACCGCCTCCGAGGTGACGCAGGCCGCCGGGCGCGGCGTCGGCATGGACGTGGTGGCCAGTGAGGTGCGTAAGCTCGGCGGTACGCTCGACTTCGAGTCCTCGCAAGGCCAAGGCACGCGCTTCGAAGTGCGCCTGCCGTTTACCCTCGCCATCACACAGGCTTTGCTAGTCGAGGCGGGAGGCGAAGGCTATGCCATTCCGCTGCCAGCGGTGGAGGGCATACTGCGGCTGCCGACGCCCGAAGTTGAGCGACACTTGGAGGAGTCTGGCCCTGTCTACGAGTACAGCGGTACGCGCTACCGCTTCTCGCTGCTTGGAAATCTCCTCGGCAATGAGACGGCGACCTTACCGGACACCACCACCACGCCAGTGATTCTAGTGCGCGCCGGTGAGCGCAGCACGGCCCTCGTCGTGGATGCTCTTAACGGCAACCGGGAGATCGTCGTGAAGACGGCGGGCCCCCAGATCGCTGCGATCCGCGGCATCGCTGGCGCGACCGTGCTCGGCGACGGTGCCCTGCGCTTGATCCTCGATGTGGGTGCCCTTGTGCGCGGTGGGGCCGTACGCGCTGCCCAGGCGGAGGAGCTGCCGCCAGCCGAGCACCACAAGCCCCTGGCGTTGGTGGTGGATGACTCGATCACCGTACGCCGCGTCACCAGCCGTCTTCTTGAGCGCAACAGTGTGAGAGTGCTGACGGCGCGCGACGGCATCGACGCGATCTCTGTGATGGAAGAGCACCTACCGGATGTGCTGCTGCTCGATATCGAGATGCCCCGTATGGACGGATACGAGCTGGTCGCCCACATGCGCAAGCAGGATCGCCTGCGCGGCATCCCCATCGTGATGATCACCTCGCGGGTTGGCGAGAAGCACCGCGCCCACGGGCTGGCCCTGGGAGTGAACGACTACCTGGGCAAGCCCTACCAGGAGGCACAGCTGCTCACCGCCTTGGAGCCCTTCTTAAATCGATCCCGCGTTGGCGGTGCCGGTGCGGGTGGAGGAGCCTAG
- a CDS encoding response regulator has protein sequence MSSNESSATTSDAVASSFEGLKVLVIDDSKTIRRTAETLLKREGCDVVTAEDGFDALAKVADHEPDIVFVDIMMPRLNGYETCSLIKNNRAFRSIPVIMLSSKDGLFDRARGRIVGSEEYLTKPFTKDELLEAIERHVER, from the coding sequence GTGAGCAGTAACGAAAGCAGCGCCACCACGTCCGACGCCGTCGCCTCATCCTTCGAGGGCTTGAAGGTGTTGGTTATTGACGACAGTAAGACGATCCGCCGAACGGCCGAAACGCTGTTGAAGCGCGAGGGCTGTGACGTGGTCACCGCCGAAGACGGCTTCGACGCTCTGGCCAAGGTAGCGGATCATGAACCGGATATCGTCTTTGTCGATATCATGATGCCGCGTCTCAACGGCTATGAAACTTGTTCACTGATCAAGAATAACCGGGCCTTTCGCAGCATCCCGGTGATCATGCTGTCGAGCAAGGACGGTTTGTTCGATCGCGCTCGCGGGCGCATTGTCGGCTCCGAGGAGTATCTGACCAAACCCTTCACCAAGGACGAACTTCTTGAAGCAATCGAACGGCACGTAGAACGGTAA
- a CDS encoding chemotaxis protein CheW has product MSDAHKLSIDSGALYSLLVPLEQMRLIVPRDCVAEVVGWDAARHARRDAHTPWLMGKLPWGDVEVPVISFEGLCGINVEPPAHRARVVLMRCLGDAFSPGYFGILTAGFPQLVRVSAEVLVADEQSNWPASAPVLCQLRMVGQSPVIPDLELLEHQLAETAA; this is encoded by the coding sequence ATGAGCGATGCCCACAAGCTATCCATCGATAGTGGTGCCCTGTACAGCCTTCTCGTCCCTTTAGAGCAGATGCGATTGATCGTGCCGCGCGACTGCGTGGCCGAGGTGGTGGGTTGGGACGCTGCCCGCCATGCGCGACGCGACGCGCATACCCCCTGGCTCATGGGCAAGTTGCCGTGGGGTGACGTCGAAGTGCCGGTGATTTCTTTCGAGGGGCTTTGCGGCATCAACGTGGAGCCTCCCGCCCACCGCGCCCGCGTAGTGCTCATGCGCTGCTTGGGGGATGCCTTCTCGCCGGGGTACTTCGGCATTCTGACGGCTGGTTTTCCCCAGCTCGTGCGCGTGAGCGCGGAAGTGCTGGTGGCGGATGAGCAGAGCAACTGGCCCGCATCGGCGCCCGTGCTGTGTCAGCTGCGTATGGTAGGACAGTCGCCGGTGATTCCAGATCTCGAACTGCTCGAGCACCAGCTCGCCGAGACGGCGGCCTAG